The DNA region GCGGAGAGTTGAACGAACTCGAAGGCGAGAACATCATCGCCGGTCTGACCTGGCTCGACCGACGGCCCAAGTCGTTCGACCTGCTGACCGATGCAGCCGTCCTCGAGATCCACAAACGCCTCTTCGGCGAGGTCTGGGATTGGGCGGGCGTCTACCGCCTGACAGAGAAGAACACCGGTGTGCCGGTTTGGCACATTTCGACCGAACTGCGCACCTGCCTTGATGACGCCCGGTACTGGCGCGACCACAAGAGCTTCGACCCACTGGAAGCCACGGCACGCCTGCATCACCGCCTGGTCTGGATCCATCCCTTCGCCAAC from Pseudophaeobacter arcticus DSM 23566 includes:
- a CDS encoding mobile mystery protein B codes for the protein MTLELHEPTAATPLTPDELLGLKAKHIATRGELNELEGENIIAGLTWLDRRPKSFDLLTDAAVLEIHKRLFGEVWDWAGVYRLTEKNTGVPVWHISTELRTCLDDARYWRDHKSFDPLEATARLHHRLVWIHPFANGNGRWARIMADAYLAKIAPDIFLDWSGDNTLNADSAHRAAYIAALRAADQHDFAPLVALVRSITR